The proteins below come from a single Ornithodoros turicata isolate Travis unplaced genomic scaffold, ASM3712646v1 ctg00000955.1, whole genome shotgun sequence genomic window:
- the LOC135375904 gene encoding uncharacterized protein LOC135375904 isoform X1 has translation MTSIPQKKSERELHELLEHVDLLEYYDKLIEIGADNVQQLRDLTDEELGEVIDHVGMSRKPLHVKRFRKALERWTGQAGTLGSGTSTRETTTTALTEQAGPQLDEGSPETADIRADMHHAIDMRDIAQVRECLRGVPQLKLWLHPRTKESAMHRAVKKNSFKSFGLLLSQKCEFKNDTEGDCLEHLNPLQQSELARQRYFVAGYEGSYISVLKGKSTSVADCAGFQGILNDMYRSLDSNDLLKPVLKVASMAPHLNILFDFQREHTQCMVGGCRTNLGMTEPEKESVFIGAKGLDGEPTDATKRRTKEVEGTLIHELCHLALNLVYGNGAKPYLCTDGNRRQHYASILEDASDRQHGLHEIIRWAFQENGEAELIVRIPHILALCPTEGNTILEEQVPRLFQFFKQHIVEDMTRYIQDGCLGRETEVISEENGKLGKASSTEKLGIEFMARIDDCILLRDPPIVLVASNLTFLEVMVNDLVRSARVPYLFLEASQWGERTRDVLIFNKCSFLLLSCEGKGELRVILNFSKELHDVTGMKIILLTSKDNLQHCLQTMKKSMLCDIKIYLDTVHTATFENVTDKCKNKIIKRSRMALQSSNQQFFIRNILNIDRFSKTCQEETFLTLCREGVLYFGPELKELQEDVSECYINQKCGRSVEVDLSKLMERRRDDAFAFLGCSKETLQSFLPKGLAVKRMSIVDSFEQIVLMEQDSDYDRLVATEHYKGKTVHLFEFCEGRCRWKRSNGALSHLPMTGKEIHSARILLRVSENVLVVSGDPGAGKTVLATRLCTEIKKADKKAWVLYVSTYPKRQEAMKLLNEETGGINFKQFAKLCCVKTSGQEFELFQQTVTEGSPFHVWVIFDALDETLEMTRKYILEFTKVLARDKLSKILIFTRTICRNAIQDEMHLVPFDMAAFSEEEQDEFLQKYQQSLQNPMTDKKTFKSILNCVKEKDSSLLGNPLILRMVAEVDQGEASDPDYCELVQSMYSSQDCFTLLSLYRLFVEYKYLLYRIEKKKEDRMRAANEDDDETLKPIFQGNHALLALKLLLPEDALRELVSESECNDLKTKGRLITAVKENKLKQGIIVCLTNDTPQFVHHSFAEFFAADLIFKRVKEANARGDVRVARIVSGLYGESSYVGMLTFLDGFAAERHAMQSSIMNNDIGGVIVEAAMEHAYSQDALERTPLHVAALHANQFILNYLSIDEVLTQQDMLGMTPLMYADKIHAWERLDAFCARSGGLAINWFVQLPTTVENITSERDFDRSVLGEVLYERCKELLSVLLREFCNSQMCSSETCIERAPRYLKENVSSAADVAHTPVNIDRITDDGQRTPLHISIIFGDTDIVRLLLPYSSPAVSYMCTVSALFGHTNILRLLLPFASSPSDWYTTENRPEGFPLPVACLENIDVVELLLPHFLTRSPFLEELLYSSILHRYDGVTKAILPNSDARDRHTHQDTASLYASVRCGCLETVRLMLPYIGLDAWDKHGITALCMGMDDNDSLNKSLARREPQLDDTEDKTLSNHDIAITKLLLLHLNIDSVNIDGGIALRIGMKYRKHSSTFKLLLPHLSLASRIISEAKYSRYTAKTGEQDILRYLIPNTPINTPDENGHTPLLYCFLNGYLKAAKLLLPLTVIDDLLNKPLRVSVRLNYCEFVELVLPHSFKSSTVTVLLDAVDMSDADTNCYTKLLLPHVDVDIRAVEEKTAWCKSVYRGNWASVQLFLPYTERSDGAVSQSTALLLHACKRSTATREPSKSKNKRNVEMSVGDVKILKLLLLDMNLNSADANRALSLAQSVTNIHAMKLLRPHASVSKHMLPQSSFCSSISVAEFINSVVNSEEDQDILRSLIPNTPINTPDENGYTPLLYCCLNGYLRAAKILLPLTVLDSVKDTPFFVSASLNKCEFVELLLPHCFKRSSEIGFLAAVKNRHGDATKLLLPHVDANDRKWRATASSKCVEGGGWASVRLFLPYTEARDRENGLQRSLQLRALKQAIASIYSSRADVATLREENDEDINISKLLLLHSSLSIADEPGLSR, from the coding sequence GTACACTAGGTTCAGGCACATCAACTCGAGAGACGACTACGACAGCATTGACAGAGCAAGCTGGCCCACAATTGGACGAGGGATCTCCTGAGACTGCGGACATCAGGGCTGACATGCACCATGCCATTGACATGAGAGATATCGCGCAAGTGAGAGAGTGTCTGCGAGGAGTACCACAACTGAAGCTGTGGCTTCATCCCCGTACAAAAGAATCAGCTATGCATCGAGCTGTAAAGAAAAACTCATTTAAGTCTTTCGGACTCCTGTTGTCACAGAAATGTGAATTCAAGAATGATACAGAAGGTGATTGCCTCGAGCACTTGAATCCTCTCCAACAGTCCGAACTCGCGCGGCAACGATACTTCGTAGCTGGATACGAAGGATCCTACATCAGTGTGCTCAAGGGTAAATCAACCAGCGTAGCTGACTGTGCAGGATTTCAGGGAATTTTAAATGACATGTATCGTTCTCTCGACAGCAACGATTTACTTAAGCCTGTGTTGAAAGTCGCTTCAATGGCACCTCATTTGAACATTCTCTTCGACTTCCAGCGAGAGCACACCCAGTGCATGGTGGGTGGGTGCAGGACTAACCTTGGCATGACTGAACCAGAAAAAGAAAGCGTCTTCATTGGAGCGAAGGGACTTGACGGGGAACCAACAGATGCCACAAAACGTCGCACCAAAGAAGTCGAAGGAACCCTGATCCACGAGTTGTGTCATTTGGCTCTTAACCTTGTATACGGAAATGGAGCAAAGCCGTATTTGTGCACCGATGGAAACAGAAGACAACATTATGCAAGTATCCTCGAGGACGCCAGTGATCGACAGCACGGTTTGCATGAAATCATACGATGGGCATTTCAAGAGAATGGCGAAGCTGAACTAATAGTTCGAATACCGCACATTCTTGCTCTTTGTCCCACTGAAGGAAACACTATTCTGGAGGAACAAGTCCCGAGGctcttccagtttttcaaacagCACATCGTCGAGGACATGACACGGTACATACAGGACGGTTGTCTGGGAAGAGAGACCGAAGTTATCAGTGAAGAAAATGGAAAATTAGGGAAGGCGTCCTCCACAGAGAAACTAGGAATAGAATTCATGGCGAGGATCGATGACTGTATTCTGCTGCGTGACCCACCTATTGTTCTTGTAGCGTCAAATTTAACATTCCTCGAAGTAATGGTGAACGACCTCGTGAGGTCTGCTAGAGTACCATACCTATTTCTTGAGGCATCGCAGTGGGGGGAGAGAACCCGGGACGTCCTGATCTTCAATAAGTGCAGCTTCTTGCTCTTGTCTTGCGAGGGAAAAGGGGAGCTGAGAGTCATTCTCAATTTCTCCAAAGAGCTGCATGACGTCACCGGCATGAAGATAATTCTGCTAACGTCAAAGGACAACCTTCAGCATTGTCTCCAGACAATGAAAAAGAGTATGTTATGTGATATCAAAATTTATCTGGACACTGTACACACAGCTACTTTTGAGAACGTCACCGACAAATGCAAGAATAAAATTATCAAGAGGTCACGGATGGCTCTTCAGTCTTCCAACCAGCAGTTTTTTATTAGAAACATCCTCAACATCGACAGGTTTTCGAAAACTTGCCAGGAGGAGACGTTTCTGACACTGTGCAGGGAAGGAGTACTATATTTTGGACCTGAACTGAAGGAACTTCAGGAGGACGTAAGCGAGTGCTACATTAACCAAAAGTGCGGCAGGTCCGTTGAAGTTGACTTGAGTAAACTTATGGAGCGTCGTAGAGACGATGCTTTCGCTTTCCTCGGGTGCTCGAAGGAAACACTCCAGTCATTTCTGCCCAAAGGCCTTGCTGTGAAGCGAATGAGCATCGTGGACAGTTTCGAGCAAATTGTCCTCATGGAGCAGGACAGTGACTATGACCGCCTTGTCGCAACGGAACACTACAAGGGAAAGACAGTTCACCTTTTTGAATTCTGTGAAGGGCGCTGCAGGTGGAAAAGATCAAATGGTGCGCTGAGTCACCTTCCCATGACCGGGAAAGAAATTCATTCAGCGCGTATCCTCCTTAGAGTAAGTGAGAATGTCCTTGTTGTTTCCGGAGACCCAGGAGCGGGCAAAACCGTGCTGGCCACGCGGCTTTGCACTGAAATCAAGAAAGCAGACAAGAAAGCATGGGTACTTTACGTCAGTACTTACCCGAAGAGGCAAGAAGCAATGAAATTGCTTAATGAAGAAACTGGAGGCATCAATTTCAAGCAGTTCGCAAAGTTGTGTTGCGTGAAAACAAGTGGACAAGAGTTTGAACTGTTTCAGCAAACTGTCACCGAAGGAAGTCCGTTTCACGTGTGGGTCATTTTCGATGCCCTTGACGAAACCCTGGAGATGACGCGGAAATATATCCTTGAGTTCACGAAGGTTTTGGCTCGAGATAAACTGTCTAAAATATTGATATTCACACGCACGATATGCCGGAATGCAATTCAAGATGAAATGCACCTGGTGCCTTTCGACATGGCTGCGTTCTCTGAGGAAGAACAAGACGAGTTTCTGCAGAAATATCAGCAATCTCTACAGAATCCGATGACCGATAAGAAGACATTCAAGAGCATTCTTAATTGTGTTAAGGAGAAAGACAGCTCTCTTCTAGGAAATCCTCTAATTCTCCGAATGGTGGCGGAGGTTGACCAAGGCGAAGCTTCTGACCCTGATTACTGTGAACTGGTGCAAAGCATGTACAGCTCCCAGGATTGCTTTACGCTTCTCTCCCTGTACAGATTGTTCGTCGAGTACAAATACCTTCTATATcggatagaaaaaaagaaagaggacagAATGAGAGCCGCAAACGAAGATGATGACGAGACGCTGAAGCCCATATTTCAGGGTAACCACGCCCTTTTAGCCCTAAAATTGCTTCTGCCCGAGGACGCCCTCAGGGAACTTGTAAGTGAAAGTGAATGCAACGACTTAAAAACGAAGGGCCGTTTGATAACGGCTGTCAAGGAGAACAAGCTAAAACAGGGTATAATAGTGTGCCTGACAAATGATACCCCTCAATTTGTGCATCATAGCTTCGCCGAGTTTTTCGCAGCAGATTTGATCTTCAAGAGGGTGAAAGAGGCGAATGCCAGAGGCGATGTAAGGGTGGCACGTATAGTTTCTGGCTTGTATGGAGAATCTAGCTATGTCGGCATGTTGACCTTCTTGGATGGATTTGCAGCGGAGCGACATGCAATGCAGAGCAGTATCATGAATAACGACATAGGAGGCGTCATTGTTGAAGCAGCTATGGAACACGCATACTCCCAAGATGCCCTCGAAAGAACACCTCTGCATGTCGCTGCGCTGCATGCTAATCAATTTATCTTAAATTACCTTTCAATTGACGAAGTACTGACACAGCAAGATATGCTAGGTATGACGCCTCTTATGTACGCTGATAAGATTCACGCGTGGGAAAGACTGGACGCCTTCTGTGCTCGTAGCGGCGGTCTTGCTATCAACTGGTTTGTCCAACTGCCGACAACAGTCGAAAACATTACATCGGAGCGAGATTTTGATCGCTCAGTCTTAGGTGAAGTCCTTTACGAGCGTTGTAAGGAACTCTTATCTGTTCTGCTTAGAGAGTTTTGCAACAGTCAGATGTGTTCCAGCGAAACCTGCATCGAGCGTGCACCACGGTACCTGAAGGAGAACGTCAGTTCTGCGGCAGACGTGGCACATACCCCTGTGAATATTGATCGCATTACGGATGACGGGCAACGTACCCCCTTACATATCAGTATCATTTTTGGTGACACCGATATTGTCCGCCTGCTTCTTCCTTATTCCTCGCCAGCTGTGAGTTATATGTGTACGGTTTCCGCTCTTTTCGGTCACACAAACATCCTGAGGCTTCTACTTCCTTTTGCATCATCCCCCAGTGATTGGTACACCACTGAAAACCGGCCAGAAGGTTTTCCCCTTCCCGTTGCGTGTCTAGAGAATATTGACGTTGTAGAACTTCTACTCCCCCATTTCTTGACCCGATCTCCATTCTTAGAGGAGCTGCTGTATAGCAGCATTCTTCATCGATACGACGGAGTGACGAAAGCCATTCTTCCTAACTCTGATGCGAGGGATCGCCACACGCATCAGGATACGGCGAGTTTGTACGCAAGCGTACGCTGTGGTTGCCTGGAAACAGTGAGACTTATGCTTCCTTACATAGGTCTGGATGCATGGGATAAACACGGCATCACTGCACTTTGTATGGGCATGGACGACAATGATTCTCTGAATAAGAGTCTGGCGCGCAGGGAACCGCAATTGGACGACACAGAAGACAAGACACTCAGTAATCATGACATTGCCATTACTAAGCTGCTCCTTCTTCATTTGAACATCGACTCCGTTAACATTGACGGCGGAATTGCTCTGCGGATCGGCATGAAGTACAGAAAGCACTCTTCCACTTTCAAGCTACTCCTTCCTCATTTATCACTTGCGTCTCGCATTATAAGTGAAGCAAAATATTCCCGTTATACTGCAAAGACTGGAGAGCAGGATATCCTAAGGTACTTGATCCCTAACACTCCAATTAACACTCCAGATGAAAACGGACATACGCCGCTCCTTTACTGCTTCCTTAATGGATACTTGAAAGCGGCAAAGCTTCTCCTTCCTCTTACAGTGATTGACGATCTTTTAAACAAACCACTGCGTGTGAGCGTGCGCCTAAACTACTGTGAATTTGTAGAGCTGGttctcccccactccttcaaAAGCAGCACCGTCACCGTGCTGCTAGATGCCGTTGATATGAGTGATGCGGATACCAATTGCTATACGAAATTGCTTCTGCCTCACGTTGACGTGGATATTCGCGCAGTGGAGGAAAAGACTGCATGGTGTAAAAGTGTGTACCGAGGTAACTGGGCATCGGTGCAGCTCTTTCTACCTTACACGGAAAGAAGTGATGGTGCCGTGAGCCAGAGCACGGCATTACTATTGCATGCGTGCAAAAGATCGACAGCCACCCGTGAACCATCGAAGTCTAAAAATAAACGGAACGTGGAAATGAGCGTTGGAGATGTCAAAATATTAAAACTGCTGCTCCTCGACATGAATTTAAACAGTGCGGATGCAAATCGGGCTTTGTCACTCGCCCAGAGCGTCACCAATATTCACGCAATGAAGTTGCTCCGCCCTCATGCATCGGTGAGCAAGCATATGCTTCCTCAATCGTCATTCTGTAGCAGTATATCTGTAGCAGAATTCATCAACAGCGTTGTTAACTCTGAAGAAGACCAGGATATCCTAAGAAGTCTGATCCCTAACACCCCAATTAACACTCCAGATGAAAACGGATATACGCCGCTCCTTTACTGCTGCCTTAATGGATACTTGAGAGCGGCAAAGATTCTCCTTCCTCTAACAGTGCTTGACAGTGTAAAAGACACACCGTTCTTCGTGAGTGCCTCTCTGAACAAGTGCGAGTTTGTAGAACTGCTTCTTCCGCACTGCTTTAAACGTAGTAGCGAAATCGGGTTCTTAGCAGCGGTTAAAAACAGGCATGGTGATGCAACGAAATTGCTTCTGCCCCACGTTGATGCGAACGATCGTAAATGGAGAGCGACGGCGTCTAGTAAATGTGTGGAGGGAGGTGGATGGGCATCGGTGCGGCTCTTCCTGCCTTACACGGAAGCACGTGATCGTGAAAACGGTCTGCAAAGGTCATTGCAGCTGAGAGCTTTAAAACAGGCTATCGCCAGTATATATTCCTCGAGAGCAGATGTTGCAACCCTTAGGGAAGAGAACGATGAAGATATCAATATATCGAAGCTGCTACTTCTCCACTCGAGCCTCAGTATTGCTGATGAGCCCGGGCTTTCCCGCTAG